In a genomic window of Lycium ferocissimum isolate CSIRO_LF1 chromosome 9, AGI_CSIRO_Lferr_CH_V1, whole genome shotgun sequence:
- the LOC132031829 gene encoding F-box protein At5g62510-like, with amino-acid sequence MEGNKVVATGNSSHIPQEIMFDILTRVPSAKSLLRFRCVSKSFCSLISQPSFVEAHLQKGSSDHLLVSFPYYSRRTFISCDLEHKKVQLAFSSFQYLNEPCFLQLDRMESLNGLVCLWNENKDVAICNPFTRQHVFLPRPIEKVHRRLTCCYLGFDPTIKKHKVLRGEELATFGGTPRWSIFTLGMDTSWREIHFYAKVFPIKNNWVHINGVIYSADFYEFLVAFNVGEENFSMTSFPCRVKLSDGLMPPTIVEIKEEVALLDHKSFRDDGKIIVYVLISNGSCETTWVKMQTIELPSEFYNIKETFMHCRFTTTHNGEIVLIPSFKTNWSWMEFMYSFVFFYDTRKEEWTKSKLCGIGQRNLREVRNSVWRNLVETIRSLE; translated from the coding sequence ATGGAGGGGAACAAGGTTGTTGCCACTGGTAATTCTTCACATATTCCCCAGGAAATTATGTTTGATATTCTCACAAGGGTTCCATCAGCCAAGTCTCTATTGCGATTTAGGTGCGTTTCTAAATCGTTTTGCTCTCTTATATCACAACCCTCATTCGTTGAAGCACATCTTCAAAAAGGTTCATCAGATCATCTACTTGTCAGTTTCCCATATTACTCCCGTAGGACTTTTATTAGTTGTGACTTAGAACATAAAAAAGTCCAACTAGCTTTTTCCTCATTCCAGTACTTGAATGAGCCATGTTTTCTTCAACTTGACCGTATGGAATCTCTCAATGGCCTAGTTTGCCTATGGAATGAGAATAAAGATGTTGCTATTTGCAATCCTTTCACAAGACAACATGTTTTTCTTCCTAGACCAATTGAAAAAGTTCACCGGAGATTAACTTGTTGCTACTTGGGTTTTGATCCCACGATCAAAAAACATAAAGTTCTCAGGGGAGAAGAACTGGCCACTTTTGGTGGAACTCCGCGCTGGAGTATCTTCACTCTTGGGATGGACACGTCGTGGAGAGAGATTCACTTTTATGCCAAAGTTTTTCCTATAAAGAACAATTGGGTTCATATCAACGGGGTCATTTATTCTGCAGACTTTTATGAATTCTTAGTTGCTTTCAATGTTGGAGAAGAAAATTTTAGCATGACCTCGTTTCCTTGCCGGGTGAAATTAAGCGATGGACTTATGCCACCAACTATAGTGGAGATAAAGGAAGAAGTTGCACTTTTAGATCACAAGAGCTTTCGCGACGATGGCAAGATTATTGTGTATGTTTTAATTAGTAATGGCTCATGTGAAACAACATGGGTGAAGATGCAAACAATTGAACTACCATCAGAGTTCTACAATATAAAAGAGACATTTATGCACTGTCGATTTACCACCACACATAACGGAGAGATTGTATTGATTCCATCCTTCAAGACCAATTGGAGTTGGATGGAGTTTATGTACTCGTTCGTGTTCTTCTATGATACTAGAAAGGAGGAATGGACAAAATCTAAGTTATGTGGAATTGGTCAACGAAATCTCCGAGAGGTGCGGAATAgcgtttggcgtaatcttgtggAGACTATTCGCTCCTTGGAATAA
- the LOC132030361 gene encoding uncharacterized protein LOC132030361 isoform X1: MVALCCEYIKKMAEMDLDFDSPSKVPTRQARFAPKFSKLKPQPETKPKSETLPSSDSAVSTKKEELGSQPALTDHLEKNGAATGKDNIPLDQETTGIDVAEEQVAMETDSDQDEVIREVDVCFTPSFDPITQLYVFQYPLRPVWRPYELEERCQEVRLRPSTAEMEVDLAIDFDSKNFDRDSVHAATMKKQTLSTTWVPLPSCASGYAVGVLIGDKFHLNPVHAVVQLRPSHQHLKESELKKNITSSNDEKNVENEDVKEKKPVAPSKKQNKPPGNGKDIGEHWLHLKYHGARSDISARHLQKMAVEEGSPVPFSMNPSDYLNAFCPGRPADTDKFEKLRIRLSQLPLEERVRTWLLEGPPIHRFDALKHLAPDNPVDEIMRVLQIYAQLVQGLWVPKSSLVYGTNSGIEVLARNFVLYEFTKSIFIKKSVFGRRPEFLKAATPALKALAVERTDLNDWKLKEHPDKKFENLYGDVVREQQATWECLGKKINEVLPGGRNRTAVKNPLNPNAKIPTLPSGDKPTSSSLLRTSMSEEIREALPKALQNVFRTYKVCSFQQICQVLQTPADSTSSPQKGAPKKAITAAVGVSDAPQEEIQAALNQVAVNIHGVYVLKSSPDNPQYDALRKVVIDLFMAEGPSAKLKKASIFEAAKLQLKRDITSVEFQKVMKELCHSKNSAWVLASGDSDPQ; encoded by the exons ATGGTTGCACTCTGTTGTG AGTACATCAAGAAAATGGCGGAGATGGATTTGGATTTCGACAGTCCAAGTAAAGTTCCGACTAGGCAAGCCCGTTTTGCTCCCAAATTCTCTAAATTAAAGCCCCAACCAGAAACCAAACCCAAAAGTGAAACACTGCCTTCATCTGATTCGGCTGTTTCGACGAAAAAGGAAGAATTAGGTTCACAACCCGCACTAACAGATCATCTAGAGAAAAACGGAGCGGCAACGGGTAAGGACAACATTCCATTGGACCAGGAGACTACGGGAATCGACGTGGCGGAAGAACAAGTTGCGATGGAAACTGACAGCGATCAAGATGAAGTTATTCGTGAAGTTGATGTGTGTTTTACCCCTTCCTTCGATCCCATCACTCAG CTATATGTGTTTCAATATCCATTAAGGCCCGTATGGCGTCCCTATGAATTGGAGGAAAGATGCCAAGAG GTTAGGTTGAGACCTTCAACTGCAGAAATGGAGGTTGATTTGGCGATAGATTTTGATTCTAAAAATTTTGATAGAGACTCTGTTCATGCAGCAACGATGAAAAAGCAG ACTCTTTCTACAACATGGGTGCCATTACCAAGTTGCGCCTCTGGATATGCTGTTGGGGTCCTCATTGGTGATAAG TTCCACCTCAACCCTGTTCATGCAGTTGTACAGCTCCGACCATCACATCAGCATCTTAAGGAAAGTGAGTTGAAGAAGAACATTACCTCCAGCAATGAcgaaaaaaatgttgaaaatgaagacgTCAAGGAGAAAAAGCCTGTGGCTCCATCAAAGAAACAG AACAAACCACCTGGGAACGGCAAGGATATTGGAGAG CATTGGTTACATCTAAAATACCATGGGGCCAGGAGTGACATTTCAGCCAGACATCTGCAGAAAATGGCTGTGGAGGAAGGTTCTCCAGTACCATTTTCAATGAACCC GAGTGATTATCTGAACGCCTTTTGTCCTGGAAGACCAGCCGACACTGACAAATTCGAAAAGCTTCGAATAAG GTTGTCTCAATTACCTCTTGAAGAACGGGTTAGAACTTGGCTTCTTGAG GGGCCTCCAATTCATCGTTTTGATGCTCTAAAGCACCTAGCGCCAGATAATCCTGTTGACGAGATTATGAGAGTCCTCCAAATATACGCTCAATTAGTTCAAGGATTGTGGGTTCCAAAAAGTTCATTAGTCTATGGAACGAATAGTGGAATTGAAGTTTTAGCGAGGAATTTTGTTCTTTATGAGTTTACCAAGAGTATCTTTATTAAGAAGTCAGTTTTTGGTAGGAGGCCTGAATTCCTTAAAGCTGCGACACCAGCACTAAAAGCATTAGCTGTTGAGAGGACTGACCTGAATGATTGGAAGCTCAAAGAGCATCCTGACAAGAAATTTGAAAACCTTTATGGTGATGTTGTGAGGGAGCAGCAAGCTACCTGGGAGTGCTTGGGGAAAAAGATCAATGAGGTTTTGCCTGGAGGAAGAAACAGGACTGCTGTGAAGAATCCCTTAAACCCAAATGCCAAAATTCCTACATTGCCAAGTGGTGATAAACCCACTTCTAGCTCACTTTTGAGAACATCCATGTCTGAAGAAATTCGAGAAGCTTTACCAAAGGCGCTTCAAAATGTATTTAGAACTTATAAGGTTTGCAG TTTCCAACAGATCTGCCAAGTTCTGCAAACACCGGCAGATTCTACGTCATCTCCTCAAAAGGGAGCTCCAAAGAAAGCTATCACTGCAGCCGTTGGTGTTTCTGATGCACCTCAAGAGGAGATACAGGCAGCGCTTAATCAGGTTGCTGTAAACATCCATGGTGTCTATGTTTTGAAGTCATCGCCAGATAATCCACAGTATGACGCATTGAG GAAAGTTGTAATTGATCTTTTTATGGCTGAAGGGCCTAGTGCAAAGCTAAAGAAAGCATCTATATTTGAAGCTGCCAAGTTGCAACTGAAAAGGGATATTACTAGTGTTGAGTTTCAAAAG GTTATGAAGGAACTATGTCATTCAAAAAATTCAGCATGGGTTTTGGCAAGTGGTGACAGCGATCCACAATAG
- the LOC132030361 gene encoding uncharacterized protein LOC132030361 isoform X2 — protein MAEMDLDFDSPSKVPTRQARFAPKFSKLKPQPETKPKSETLPSSDSAVSTKKEELGSQPALTDHLEKNGAATGKDNIPLDQETTGIDVAEEQVAMETDSDQDEVIREVDVCFTPSFDPITQLYVFQYPLRPVWRPYELEERCQEVRLRPSTAEMEVDLAIDFDSKNFDRDSVHAATMKKQTLSTTWVPLPSCASGYAVGVLIGDKFHLNPVHAVVQLRPSHQHLKESELKKNITSSNDEKNVENEDVKEKKPVAPSKKQNKPPGNGKDIGEHWLHLKYHGARSDISARHLQKMAVEEGSPVPFSMNPSDYLNAFCPGRPADTDKFEKLRIRLSQLPLEERVRTWLLEGPPIHRFDALKHLAPDNPVDEIMRVLQIYAQLVQGLWVPKSSLVYGTNSGIEVLARNFVLYEFTKSIFIKKSVFGRRPEFLKAATPALKALAVERTDLNDWKLKEHPDKKFENLYGDVVREQQATWECLGKKINEVLPGGRNRTAVKNPLNPNAKIPTLPSGDKPTSSSLLRTSMSEEIREALPKALQNVFRTYKVCSFQQICQVLQTPADSTSSPQKGAPKKAITAAVGVSDAPQEEIQAALNQVAVNIHGVYVLKSSPDNPQYDALRKVVIDLFMAEGPSAKLKKASIFEAAKLQLKRDITSVEFQKVMKELCHSKNSAWVLASGDSDPQ, from the exons ATGGCGGAGATGGATTTGGATTTCGACAGTCCAAGTAAAGTTCCGACTAGGCAAGCCCGTTTTGCTCCCAAATTCTCTAAATTAAAGCCCCAACCAGAAACCAAACCCAAAAGTGAAACACTGCCTTCATCTGATTCGGCTGTTTCGACGAAAAAGGAAGAATTAGGTTCACAACCCGCACTAACAGATCATCTAGAGAAAAACGGAGCGGCAACGGGTAAGGACAACATTCCATTGGACCAGGAGACTACGGGAATCGACGTGGCGGAAGAACAAGTTGCGATGGAAACTGACAGCGATCAAGATGAAGTTATTCGTGAAGTTGATGTGTGTTTTACCCCTTCCTTCGATCCCATCACTCAG CTATATGTGTTTCAATATCCATTAAGGCCCGTATGGCGTCCCTATGAATTGGAGGAAAGATGCCAAGAG GTTAGGTTGAGACCTTCAACTGCAGAAATGGAGGTTGATTTGGCGATAGATTTTGATTCTAAAAATTTTGATAGAGACTCTGTTCATGCAGCAACGATGAAAAAGCAG ACTCTTTCTACAACATGGGTGCCATTACCAAGTTGCGCCTCTGGATATGCTGTTGGGGTCCTCATTGGTGATAAG TTCCACCTCAACCCTGTTCATGCAGTTGTACAGCTCCGACCATCACATCAGCATCTTAAGGAAAGTGAGTTGAAGAAGAACATTACCTCCAGCAATGAcgaaaaaaatgttgaaaatgaagacgTCAAGGAGAAAAAGCCTGTGGCTCCATCAAAGAAACAG AACAAACCACCTGGGAACGGCAAGGATATTGGAGAG CATTGGTTACATCTAAAATACCATGGGGCCAGGAGTGACATTTCAGCCAGACATCTGCAGAAAATGGCTGTGGAGGAAGGTTCTCCAGTACCATTTTCAATGAACCC GAGTGATTATCTGAACGCCTTTTGTCCTGGAAGACCAGCCGACACTGACAAATTCGAAAAGCTTCGAATAAG GTTGTCTCAATTACCTCTTGAAGAACGGGTTAGAACTTGGCTTCTTGAG GGGCCTCCAATTCATCGTTTTGATGCTCTAAAGCACCTAGCGCCAGATAATCCTGTTGACGAGATTATGAGAGTCCTCCAAATATACGCTCAATTAGTTCAAGGATTGTGGGTTCCAAAAAGTTCATTAGTCTATGGAACGAATAGTGGAATTGAAGTTTTAGCGAGGAATTTTGTTCTTTATGAGTTTACCAAGAGTATCTTTATTAAGAAGTCAGTTTTTGGTAGGAGGCCTGAATTCCTTAAAGCTGCGACACCAGCACTAAAAGCATTAGCTGTTGAGAGGACTGACCTGAATGATTGGAAGCTCAAAGAGCATCCTGACAAGAAATTTGAAAACCTTTATGGTGATGTTGTGAGGGAGCAGCAAGCTACCTGGGAGTGCTTGGGGAAAAAGATCAATGAGGTTTTGCCTGGAGGAAGAAACAGGACTGCTGTGAAGAATCCCTTAAACCCAAATGCCAAAATTCCTACATTGCCAAGTGGTGATAAACCCACTTCTAGCTCACTTTTGAGAACATCCATGTCTGAAGAAATTCGAGAAGCTTTACCAAAGGCGCTTCAAAATGTATTTAGAACTTATAAGGTTTGCAG TTTCCAACAGATCTGCCAAGTTCTGCAAACACCGGCAGATTCTACGTCATCTCCTCAAAAGGGAGCTCCAAAGAAAGCTATCACTGCAGCCGTTGGTGTTTCTGATGCACCTCAAGAGGAGATACAGGCAGCGCTTAATCAGGTTGCTGTAAACATCCATGGTGTCTATGTTTTGAAGTCATCGCCAGATAATCCACAGTATGACGCATTGAG GAAAGTTGTAATTGATCTTTTTATGGCTGAAGGGCCTAGTGCAAAGCTAAAGAAAGCATCTATATTTGAAGCTGCCAAGTTGCAACTGAAAAGGGATATTACTAGTGTTGAGTTTCAAAAG GTTATGAAGGAACTATGTCATTCAAAAAATTCAGCATGGGTTTTGGCAAGTGGTGACAGCGATCCACAATAG